The Pseudomonas azotoformans genome has a segment encoding these proteins:
- the ppsA gene encoding phosphoenolpyruvate synthase translates to MVEYVVSLDKLGVHDVEHVGGKNASLGEMISNLAGAGVSVPGGFATTAQAYRDFLELSGLNAQIHAALDALDVDDVNALAKTGAQIRQWIMEAEFPEKLNEEIRTAFAALSAGNPDVAVAVRSSATAEDLPDASFAGQQETFLNIRGVENVIRAAKEVFASLFNDRAISYRVHQGFDHKLVALSAGVQRMVRSETGTAGVMFTLDTESGFRDVVFITGAYGLGETVVQGAVNPDEFYVHKHTLEAGRPAILRRNLGSKAIKMIYGDEAKAGRSVKTVEVDKAERARFCLTDAEVSELAKQAMIIEKHYKCPMDIEWAKDGDDGKLYIVQARPETVKSRTSANVMERYLLKETGTVLVEGRAIGQRIGAGKVRIIKDVSEMDKVQPGDVLVSDMTDPDWEPVMKRASAIVTNRGGRTCHAAIIARELGIPAVVGCGNATQLLKDGQGVTVSCAEGDTGFIFEGELGFDIKQNSIDAMPDLPFKIMMNVGNPDRAFDFAQLPNAGVGLARLEFIINRMIGVHPKALLNYDGLPLDIKESVDKRIAGYNDPVGFYVEKLVEGISTLAAAFYPKKVIVRLSDFKSNEYANLIGGKLYEPEEENPMLGFRGASRYISEAFRDCFELECRALKRVRNEMGLTNVEIMVPFVRTLGEASQVVDLLAENGLSRGENGLRVIMMCELPSNAILAEEFLEFFDGFSIGSNDLTQLTLGLDRDSGIIAHLFDERNPAVKKLLANAIQACNKAGKYIGICGQGPSDHPDLAKWLMEQGIESVSLNPDSVLETWFFLAEGQASA, encoded by the coding sequence TTGGTAGAGTACGTAGTTTCCCTCGATAAGCTCGGCGTCCATGATGTAGAGCACGTGGGGGGCAAGAACGCATCCCTCGGCGAGATGATCAGTAATCTTGCAGGCGCTGGTGTCTCGGTGCCCGGTGGTTTCGCCACCACGGCCCAGGCTTACCGCGATTTCCTCGAACTGAGCGGCCTCAACGCTCAGATCCACGCCGCGCTGGACGCCCTGGACGTCGACGACGTCAATGCCCTGGCCAAGACCGGTGCCCAGATCCGCCAATGGATCATGGAAGCCGAGTTCCCCGAGAAGCTCAACGAAGAAATCCGCACCGCCTTTGCCGCGCTGTCGGCCGGTAACCCGGACGTCGCCGTTGCCGTGCGCTCTTCAGCCACCGCCGAAGACTTGCCGGACGCCTCTTTCGCCGGCCAGCAAGAAACCTTCCTGAACATCCGCGGCGTGGAAAACGTGATCCGCGCGGCCAAGGAAGTGTTCGCCTCGCTGTTCAACGACCGCGCCATTTCCTACCGCGTGCACCAAGGTTTCGACCACAAGCTGGTGGCCCTGTCTGCCGGTGTGCAGCGCATGGTGCGTTCGGAAACCGGCACCGCCGGCGTGATGTTCACCCTCGATACCGAATCGGGCTTCCGTGACGTGGTGTTTATCACCGGCGCCTACGGCCTGGGCGAAACCGTCGTACAAGGCGCGGTCAACCCTGACGAATTCTACGTACACAAGCACACTCTTGAAGCCGGCCGCCCGGCCATTCTGCGCCGCAACCTGGGCAGCAAGGCTATCAAAATGATCTATGGCGACGAGGCCAAGGCCGGTCGCTCGGTGAAAACCGTTGAAGTCGACAAGGCCGAACGCGCGCGTTTCTGCCTGACCGACGCTGAAGTCAGCGAACTGGCCAAGCAAGCGATGATCATCGAAAAGCACTACAAGTGCCCGATGGACATCGAGTGGGCCAAGGACGGTGACGACGGCAAGCTCTACATCGTGCAGGCCCGTCCGGAAACCGTGAAAAGCCGCACGTCGGCCAATGTCATGGAGCGCTACCTGCTCAAAGAGACCGGCACCGTGCTGGTGGAAGGCCGTGCCATCGGTCAGCGCATCGGCGCCGGCAAGGTGCGGATCATCAAGGACGTGTCCGAGATGGACAAAGTCCAGCCAGGCGATGTACTGGTCTCCGACATGACCGACCCGGACTGGGAACCGGTGATGAAGCGCGCCAGCGCCATCGTCACCAACCGTGGCGGGCGTACCTGCCACGCGGCGATCATCGCCCGTGAACTGGGGATTCCTGCGGTCGTGGGTTGCGGCAACGCGACCCAGCTGTTGAAAGACGGCCAAGGCGTGACTGTTTCCTGCGCCGAAGGCGACACCGGTTTCATCTTTGAAGGCGAGCTGGGCTTCGATATCAAGCAGAACTCCATCGACGCCATGCCAGACCTGCCGTTCAAGATCATGATGAACGTCGGTAACCCGGACCGCGCTTTTGACTTCGCGCAATTGCCGAACGCCGGTGTCGGCCTGGCCCGCCTGGAGTTCATAATCAATCGCATGATCGGCGTGCACCCCAAGGCCCTGCTGAACTACGACGGCCTGCCGCTGGACATCAAGGAAAGCGTCGACAAGCGCATCGCCGGCTACAACGACCCCGTGGGCTTCTACGTCGAGAAGCTGGTGGAAGGCATCAGTACCCTGGCGGCGGCGTTCTACCCGAAAAAGGTCATCGTGCGCCTGTCGGACTTCAAGTCCAACGAATACGCCAACCTGATCGGCGGCAAGCTCTACGAGCCGGAAGAAGAAAACCCGATGCTGGGCTTCCGTGGCGCCTCGCGCTACATCAGTGAAGCGTTCCGTGACTGCTTCGAACTCGAATGCCGCGCCCTCAAGCGCGTGCGTAACGAGATGGGCCTGACCAACGTCGAGATCATGGTGCCGTTCGTGCGCACCCTGGGCGAAGCGAGCCAGGTGGTGGACTTGCTGGCTGAGAACGGCCTGTCCCGTGGTGAAAACGGCCTGCGCGTGATCATGATGTGCGAACTGCCGTCCAACGCCATCCTGGCCGAAGAATTCCTGGAGTTCTTCGACGGTTTCTCCATCGGCTCCAACGACCTGACCCAGCTGACCCTGGGCCTGGACCGTGACTCCGGGATCATCGCGCACTTGTTCGACGAGCGGAATCCTGCGGTCAAGAAGCTGCTGGCCAACGCCATCCAGGCCTGTAACAAGGCCGGCAAGTACATCGGTATCTGCGGCCAAGGCCCTTCCGACCACCCAGATCTTGCCAAGTGGCTGATGGAACAGGGCATCGAAAGCGTCTCGCTGAACCCCGATTCCGTGCTGGAAACCTGGTTCTTCCTGGCGGAAGGCCAAGCGTCCGCCTAA
- the moeB gene encoding molybdopterin-synthase adenylyltransferase MoeB, protein MDVLRPKALEQIYAHASRSYPEECCGFVFADGSVYLGSNIQNELHHKNPEMYPRSAANGYTFSVPDTLLLNKAFRSDNPVVVIYHSHPDVGAYFSDEDQDKALFMGEPIYPVSYLVVDVRQGQALGSKLFAWDGKHFALQPFNDLHTELSMNAVSFPDILVRVAKLPESTLEGTGSTLREVIENLCSSHPQLRPHLFHEKNNQLKEHFLFTAEEELVGADDPLPEKARIEVLLATSGGMDVDALSNEEVQRYVRHITLPGVGREGQLNLKKAKVLIIGTGGLGSPISLYLAAAGVGTLGLVDFDVVESSNLQRQIVHGNSTLGMPKVESAKQRLQDLNRHIQINAHDTALNADNALELVGAYDLVIDGTDNFDTRYRVNDACVQLGKPLVYGAIYRFDGQISVLNYKGGPCYRCLFPSAPPAELAPNCSAGGVIGVLPGVVGMIQATEAIKLLIGIGEPLSGRLMRFDALAMKFSEIRFKRRADCPCCSEARHSETLAPAVCADAVPNQPSLAEERYIKPQVLKQVLEHPSSADVLLDVRDASELEVCKLPGVVHIPLAELDGHLDRLSRDNTHYLICYAGTRAEQAASTLLAAGFANTKVLQGGMKHWVRDVEPDMPLY, encoded by the coding sequence ATGGACGTCCTCCGCCCCAAGGCCCTGGAACAGATCTACGCCCACGCCAGCCGCAGCTACCCAGAGGAATGTTGTGGTTTTGTCTTCGCCGACGGCAGCGTGTACCTGGGCAGCAATATCCAGAATGAACTGCACCACAAGAACCCCGAGATGTACCCGCGCAGCGCGGCCAACGGCTACACGTTCTCGGTGCCCGACACCCTGCTGCTGAACAAGGCGTTTCGCAGCGACAACCCGGTGGTGGTGATCTACCACTCTCACCCCGACGTGGGTGCCTATTTCAGCGATGAAGACCAGGACAAGGCGCTGTTCATGGGCGAGCCGATCTACCCCGTCAGCTACCTGGTGGTCGACGTTCGCCAGGGCCAGGCCCTGGGCTCCAAGCTGTTTGCCTGGGATGGCAAGCATTTCGCCCTTCAACCCTTCAACGACCTGCACACGGAGTTGTCCATGAACGCTGTCTCTTTCCCCGACATTCTGGTTCGCGTGGCCAAGCTGCCGGAATCGACCCTCGAGGGCACCGGATCGACATTGCGCGAAGTCATTGAAAACCTCTGCAGCAGCCACCCACAGTTGCGTCCGCATCTGTTTCACGAGAAGAACAACCAGCTCAAGGAACACTTCCTGTTTACCGCCGAGGAAGAGCTGGTTGGCGCGGATGACCCACTGCCCGAGAAAGCCAGAATCGAGGTGCTGCTGGCCACGTCCGGTGGCATGGACGTCGACGCGCTGAGCAACGAAGAAGTACAACGCTACGTGCGCCACATCACCCTGCCGGGCGTAGGTCGCGAAGGTCAGTTGAACCTCAAGAAAGCCAAGGTGCTGATCATCGGCACGGGTGGCCTGGGCTCGCCGATCAGCCTGTATCTGGCGGCTGCCGGGGTCGGCACCCTGGGGCTGGTGGACTTCGATGTGGTCGAAAGCAGCAACCTGCAACGCCAGATCGTCCACGGCAACAGTACGTTGGGCATGCCCAAAGTCGAATCTGCCAAGCAGCGCCTGCAAGACCTCAACCGCCATATCCAGATCAACGCCCACGACACAGCGCTGAATGCCGACAACGCCCTGGAACTGGTGGGCGCCTACGACTTGGTGATCGACGGCACCGACAATTTCGACACTCGCTACCGAGTCAACGACGCTTGCGTGCAACTGGGCAAGCCGTTGGTGTACGGCGCGATCTACCGCTTCGACGGGCAGATCAGCGTGCTCAACTACAAAGGCGGGCCGTGCTACCGCTGCCTGTTCCCCAGCGCGCCGCCCGCAGAACTGGCGCCCAATTGCAGCGCCGGTGGCGTGATCGGCGTGCTGCCCGGTGTGGTCGGGATGATCCAGGCCACCGAGGCGATCAAACTATTGATCGGCATTGGTGAACCGTTATCCGGCCGTCTGATGCGCTTCGACGCGTTGGCGATGAAGTTCAGCGAAATCCGCTTCAAGCGCCGCGCCGACTGCCCGTGCTGCTCCGAAGCGCGGCACAGTGAAACCCTGGCCCCCGCAGTTTGCGCGGATGCCGTGCCCAACCAGCCCTCGCTGGCCGAAGAGCGCTACATCAAGCCGCAAGTACTCAAGCAAGTACTCGAACACCCCAGCAGCGCAGACGTGTTGCTGGATGTGCGCGACGCCAGCGAACTGGAAGTGTGCAAATTGCCGGGGGTGGTGCATATCCCCCTGGCTGAACTGGACGGCCACCTCGACCGCCTCAGCCGGGACAACACCCACTACCTGATCTGCTACGCCGGCACCCGCGCGGAGCAAGCAGCCAGTACCTTGCTGGCCGCCGGTTTCGCCAACACCAAAGTCCTGCAGGGTGGCATGAAGCATTGGGTTCGCGACGTCGAACCCGACATGCCGTTGTATTGA
- a CDS encoding PLP-dependent cysteine synthase family protein, producing MLHNSILDVIGQTPIVRLAQFSEDLGIEVYAKLESLNPGGSHKARIALGMILDAERRGVLIRDSGQTIIEPSGGNTGIGLVMAGNVLGYKVVLVIPDNYSPEKQKLLRLYGAKVVLSDSRLGNNSHGEKCMELQLENPSYVMLNQQRNGANPQTHRDTTAPEILRAFGELRADYFVSGIGTGGHITGIGETLKAAWPQLRVMGVEPEECDLLKNQHAPHHIQGLSIGLIPSILNLDVIDGMLKVSRQDCIDMMKRIMRTDAISLGLSSAANMVAIAKLAPELPPETVVLTMVYDNADSYLPSFE from the coding sequence ATGTTGCATAACTCCATCCTCGACGTGATCGGCCAAACGCCGATCGTGCGCCTGGCGCAGTTTTCCGAAGACCTCGGTATCGAGGTCTACGCCAAGCTCGAATCCCTCAACCCCGGCGGCAGCCACAAGGCGCGTATCGCCCTGGGCATGATCCTCGACGCCGAGCGCCGGGGCGTGCTGATCCGTGATTCCGGACAAACCATCATCGAACCCAGCGGCGGCAACACCGGCATCGGCCTGGTGATGGCCGGCAATGTGCTGGGCTACAAAGTGGTGCTGGTGATCCCCGACAACTACAGCCCCGAAAAACAGAAGCTGCTGCGTTTATATGGGGCCAAGGTGGTGCTGTCGGACAGCCGCCTGGGCAACAATTCCCACGGCGAAAAGTGCATGGAACTGCAGTTGGAAAACCCCAGCTACGTGATGCTCAACCAGCAGCGCAACGGCGCCAACCCGCAGACTCATCGCGACACCACCGCACCAGAAATCCTGCGAGCCTTCGGTGAGCTGCGCGCCGACTACTTTGTCAGCGGCATCGGCACCGGAGGGCATATCACCGGCATCGGTGAAACCCTCAAAGCCGCTTGGCCGCAGCTGCGCGTCATGGGCGTGGAACCGGAAGAATGCGACCTGCTGAAAAACCAGCACGCACCGCATCACATCCAGGGCCTGTCGATCGGCCTGATCCCGAGCATTCTCAACCTGGACGTGATCGACGGCATGCTCAAGGTCTCGCGCCAGGACTGCATCGACATGATGAAACGCATCATGCGCACCGACGCTATCAGCCTGGGCCTGTCGTCCGCCGCCAACATGGTGGCCATCGCCAAGCTCGCCCCCGAACTACCGCCCGAAACGGTGGTGCTGACCATGGTCTACGACAATGCCGACAGCTACCTGCCCAGTTTCGAATAA
- a CDS encoding aminotransferase-like domain-containing protein, translating into MAVKTNIDMVSIMREGLSNGQGVKYKRLSDVMERGILEGLIEPGRKLPPHRVLSDNLGVTIGTISRAYGELERLGLVVARVGDGTFVRKRGMERQRDEGFRNFSEEPRQYFDMSRNMHIPGQETVFLAQSFQTLSTNAKFLQDISAYTPDAGLPRYREAGAQWLVQRDFHPIPEQVICVNGGQHGLLCSMMALLRAGDTVVTEQLTYPGLITAARMLGIRLIGLEMDEEGVLPSALDEVCRNHRVSALYCTPTIQNPTTAVLSVARREALVKVCREHNLLILEDEAHGVLVEDRPPPLSHFAPERTILISSLSKAVSAGLRVGYVHAPPALVSRISAALRSTCWMATPVTLELATQWIENGTAEYLLRQQINEISRRKALVRDLLAGLEYRTHLNSPHFWIEVPEPWRASEIEAELKQNNYLIATAEAFAVGQTAVPQFIRASICNTSGDDQLLRAGFDALATALGQGGGRFQL; encoded by the coding sequence ATGGCTGTCAAAACAAATATTGACATGGTGTCAATTATGCGTGAGGGGTTGTCCAACGGTCAGGGCGTGAAGTACAAGCGCCTGTCCGATGTCATGGAGCGGGGCATCCTCGAAGGCTTGATTGAACCAGGACGAAAACTGCCGCCCCATCGGGTGCTTTCCGACAATCTGGGCGTGACCATCGGTACCATCAGCCGGGCCTACGGTGAGCTGGAACGCCTGGGGTTGGTAGTGGCGCGGGTTGGTGACGGCACGTTCGTGCGCAAGCGTGGGATGGAGCGCCAGCGTGATGAAGGCTTTCGCAACTTCAGCGAAGAGCCGCGCCAGTACTTCGACATGAGCCGCAATATGCACATCCCCGGTCAGGAAACCGTGTTCCTGGCCCAGAGCTTCCAGACCCTGTCGACCAACGCCAAATTCCTCCAGGACATCAGCGCCTACACCCCCGACGCCGGCCTGCCGCGCTACCGTGAAGCGGGCGCGCAATGGCTGGTGCAGCGTGACTTTCACCCGATTCCCGAGCAGGTCATCTGCGTCAATGGCGGCCAGCACGGCCTGCTGTGTTCGATGATGGCGCTGTTACGGGCCGGCGATACGGTGGTCACCGAGCAACTGACGTATCCGGGCCTGATTACCGCTGCGCGGATGCTGGGTATCCGGTTGATCGGCCTGGAGATGGACGAAGAAGGTGTGCTGCCGAGCGCGCTGGACGAAGTCTGTCGAAATCACCGGGTTTCAGCGCTGTACTGCACGCCGACAATCCAGAACCCGACCACGGCGGTGCTTTCGGTGGCGCGCCGCGAAGCCTTGGTCAAAGTCTGCCGTGAGCACAACCTGCTGATTCTTGAGGACGAAGCCCACGGCGTACTGGTTGAAGATCGGCCGCCGCCGCTCAGCCATTTCGCCCCCGAGCGTACGATTTTGATCAGCAGCCTGAGCAAAGCCGTGTCGGCCGGGCTGCGTGTGGGCTATGTGCACGCGCCACCGGCGTTGGTCAGCCGGATTTCGGCCGCCCTGCGTTCAACGTGTTGGATGGCCACGCCCGTCACCCTGGAACTGGCTACCCAATGGATCGAAAACGGCACGGCGGAGTACCTGTTGCGCCAACAGATCAACGAGATCAGCCGGCGTAAGGCCTTGGTCCGCGACCTGCTGGCCGGTCTGGAATATCGCACCCATCTCAATAGCCCGCATTTCTGGATCGAAGTGCCGGAGCCCTGGCGGGCGTCGGAAATCGAGGCGGAGCTCAAGCAGAATAATTACCTGATCGCCACCGCCGAGGCATTCGCCGTTGGGCAAACGGCGGTGCCACAGTTTATTCGGGCGAGTATCTGCAATACGTCGGGGGATGATCAGTTGTTGCGGGCGGGGTTTGATGCGTTGGCGACGGCGCTGGGGCAGGGGGGAGGGCGCTTCCAGCTGTAG
- the ppsR gene encoding posphoenolpyruvate synthetase regulatory kinase/phosphorylase PpsR — translation MKRSAFFISDGTGITAETLGQSLLAQFENITFAKFTRPYIDSVDKARAMVQQINLAAEKDGFRPIIFDTIVNQDIREILATSNGFMIDIFSTFLAPLEQELSEHSSYSVGKSHSIGHNSNYMERIEAVNFALDNDDGARTHYYDKADLILVGVSRCGKTPTCLYMAMQFGIRAANYPLTEDDMEHLTLPAALRAHSHKLFGLTIDPDRLTAIRNERKPNSRYSSYAQCEFEVREVENLFRRENIAHINSTHFSVEEISAKILVEKGVERRFK, via the coding sequence ATGAAACGATCTGCTTTCTTTATCTCCGACGGCACCGGCATCACAGCCGAAACATTGGGTCAAAGCCTGCTCGCGCAGTTCGAAAACATTACCTTCGCCAAATTCACGCGGCCATACATCGACAGCGTGGATAAAGCGCGGGCCATGGTACAACAAATCAATCTGGCGGCCGAAAAAGACGGTTTTCGTCCGATCATTTTCGACACCATCGTCAATCAAGACATTCGTGAGATTCTCGCAACGTCGAATGGTTTCATGATCGACATTTTCTCGACGTTCCTGGCGCCGCTGGAACAAGAGCTGAGTGAACATTCGTCGTACTCGGTAGGAAAGTCCCATTCCATTGGGCACAACTCCAACTATATGGAGCGTATCGAGGCGGTGAACTTCGCCCTCGACAACGATGACGGCGCCCGCACCCACTACTACGACAAAGCCGACCTGATCCTGGTGGGCGTATCCCGCTGCGGCAAAACGCCCACCTGTCTGTACATGGCCATGCAATTCGGCATCCGCGCGGCCAACTACCCGCTGACCGAGGACGACATGGAGCACCTGACGCTGCCAGCCGCCCTGCGCGCGCATTCGCACAAGCTGTTCGGGCTGACCATCGATCCGGACCGGCTGACGGCGATCCGTAATGAACGCAAGCCCAACAGCCGGTATTCCAGCTATGCGCAGTGCGAGTTCGAAGTGCGCGAAGTAGAAAATCTGTTCCGTCGCGAGAATATTGCGCACATCAATTCCACGCATTTTTCGGTGGAAGAGATTTCGGCGAAGATTCTGGTGGAGAAAGGCGTGGAGCGGCGCTTCAAGTAA
- a CDS encoding serine O-acetyltransferase, protein MGGFIDMQQLHDELLTHLIKTLTPAQLKQLEPHLATLIQNAAQAVAEDLIAYAYRDPASRGRGELILESYASFKAVLYYRLAHLVWHFPDQTNGVFSRIALKLSNQGKVLSGAEIHPAARIGRRFVLDHGYGTVIGETCEIGNDCYILCGVTLGARGIANNPDGKRHPRLGNNVEVGSGARVLGYVLIGDNVFISPSCVITQDVPAGTKVKVVNQIQLQKNDESDHSNYLGAFALDERLHVVGEINASHKVTVLDADFHPLPGLMLEPTVKERHHLQFRLHRVESGSHLPRLPLNLKVCGPEFEITLLSPPGLSAMVRSLLQASPLIVGG, encoded by the coding sequence ATGGGCGGTTTTATCGACATGCAACAGTTGCACGATGAGTTGCTCACCCACCTCATCAAGACCCTCACGCCCGCCCAGCTGAAACAGCTGGAACCGCACCTGGCCACGCTGATCCAGAATGCGGCGCAGGCGGTGGCCGAGGACCTGATCGCCTACGCTTACCGTGATCCGGCCTCACGTGGGCGCGGCGAGTTGATCCTGGAATCCTACGCTTCGTTCAAGGCGGTGCTGTATTACCGCCTGGCGCACCTTGTATGGCATTTCCCGGACCAGACCAACGGCGTGTTCTCGCGCATTGCCCTCAAGCTGAGCAACCAGGGCAAGGTGCTTTCCGGTGCAGAGATTCACCCCGCCGCACGCATCGGCCGACGCTTCGTGCTGGACCACGGCTACGGCACGGTGATCGGCGAAACCTGCGAAATCGGCAACGACTGCTACATCCTCTGCGGCGTGACCTTGGGCGCCCGTGGCATCGCCAACAACCCCGATGGCAAGCGCCATCCACGCCTGGGCAATAACGTCGAGGTCGGGTCCGGGGCCCGCGTGCTGGGCTATGTGCTGATTGGCGATAACGTGTTTATCAGCCCGTCCTGCGTCATCACCCAGGACGTTCCCGCCGGCACCAAGGTCAAGGTGGTGAACCAGATCCAGCTGCAAAAAAACGATGAATCGGACCACAGCAACTACCTCGGCGCCTTTGCCCTGGATGAGCGATTGCACGTGGTGGGCGAGATCAACGCCAGCCATAAAGTGACCGTGCTGGACGCCGATTTCCATCCCTTGCCAGGGCTGATGCTGGAGCCCACGGTCAAGGAGCGCCACCACCTGCAATTTCGCTTGCATCGCGTCGAGTCGGGCAGCCATTTGCCACGCTTGCCGCTTAACCTGAAAGTCTGCGGCCCGGAATTTGAAATCACCCTGCTCTCGCCCCCTGGCTTGAGTGCAATGGTGCGTTCCCTGCTGCAAGCCAGCCCACTGATCGTCGGAGGTTGA
- a CDS encoding DMT family transporter, with protein sequence MAGLITSVMFLIVCLSWGTTWLGIKIAVESVPPLTSAGLRFLIAFPLFLCFAMVRREPILFPRESRWFFVFVTLSYFSVPYYLLNYGEMHVSSGLTALLFSCMPVFILIFSALFLRERIYFSQVVGIGIGFGSLYMIIKSQGLHLDHAEFFGVLAILTAAVMHALCYVITKQKGSAISVITYNTLPIGIAGLMLFVAGLWFETPTFEAITLRSWGALFYLGLVASVGGFIVYFMLLKRLSPIILSFVFIIFPVFAVIIGAWYEGVSISRDLMLYSAILLAGFAITKLPVEKLLAKKN encoded by the coding sequence TTGGCCGGGCTGATCACCAGCGTGATGTTCCTGATCGTGTGCCTGAGTTGGGGCACCACGTGGCTGGGGATCAAGATTGCCGTGGAGAGCGTGCCGCCACTGACGTCCGCGGGCCTGCGTTTCCTGATCGCCTTCCCGCTGTTCCTGTGTTTTGCCATGGTGCGCCGCGAGCCGATCCTGTTTCCCCGTGAGAGCCGCTGGTTCTTCGTGTTCGTGACCCTGTCCTACTTCAGCGTGCCCTACTACCTGCTCAACTACGGCGAGATGCATGTCTCGTCCGGCCTGACCGCATTGCTGTTCAGCTGCATGCCGGTGTTCATCCTGATTTTCTCCGCGCTGTTCCTGCGTGAGCGCATCTACTTTTCCCAGGTGGTTGGCATCGGCATCGGTTTCGGCAGCCTCTACATGATCATCAAGAGCCAGGGCCTGCACCTGGACCACGCTGAGTTCTTCGGCGTGCTGGCGATCCTCACCGCCGCGGTCATGCATGCCTTGTGCTATGTCATCACCAAGCAGAAAGGCAGCGCCATCAGCGTGATCACCTACAACACGCTGCCCATCGGGATTGCCGGGCTGATGTTGTTCGTCGCCGGGCTGTGGTTTGAAACGCCGACTTTCGAGGCCATCACCCTGCGCTCCTGGGGCGCGCTGTTCTACCTGGGCCTGGTGGCTTCGGTGGGCGGATTCATCGTGTACTTCATGCTGCTCAAGCGCTTGAGCCCGATCATCCTGTCGTTCGTGTTCATCATCTTCCCGGTGTTCGCGGTGATCATCGGCGCCTGGTACGAAGGCGTGTCGATTTCCCGCGACCTGATGCTGTACTCGGCCATCCTGCTGGCCGGCTTTGCGATCACCAAACTGCCCGTTGAAAAACTCCTGGCCAAGAAAAATTGA
- a CDS encoding alanyl-tRNA editing protein yields the protein MSVHTMETLALFDSAPYQNAFSARVIAVSEHGIALEHTLFYPTGGGQPGDTGHLTLADGTRVDVTGTVRDPVLRSIIWHQVEHCPAQLTAGVQVDAGLDWERRYQHMKMHTCLHLLCSIIDAPVTGCSISADKGRLDFDLPEMTLDKDSITRDLNALIEQAHPVKTLSMPATEYATLLQITRTQAVAPPVIQGSVRVIEIAGIDIQPCGGTHVINTEEIGRVFCEKIEKKSKHNRRVILRFE from the coding sequence ATGTCCGTGCACACCATGGAAACCCTGGCGCTGTTCGACAGCGCGCCCTACCAGAACGCCTTCAGCGCCCGGGTGATTGCCGTCAGCGAACACGGCATCGCCCTGGAGCACACCTTGTTCTACCCCACGGGCGGCGGACAGCCCGGCGACACGGGGCACCTCACACTCGCGGACGGTACGCGGGTCGACGTGACCGGCACGGTGCGCGACCCGGTGCTGCGCTCGATCATCTGGCATCAGGTGGAACACTGCCCCGCGCAGCTGACGGCTGGGGTACAGGTGGATGCAGGCCTCGACTGGGAGCGGCGCTACCAGCACATGAAAATGCACACCTGCCTGCACCTGCTGTGTTCGATCATCGATGCGCCGGTCACCGGATGCAGCATCAGTGCGGACAAGGGCCGGCTGGATTTCGACCTGCCCGAAATGACCCTCGACAAAGACAGCATCACCCGCGACCTCAATGCGCTGATCGAACAGGCTCACCCGGTGAAAACCCTGTCGATGCCGGCTACGGAGTATGCAACGTTGTTGCAGATCACCCGCACACAGGCCGTGGCGCCACCCGTGATTCAAGGCTCGGTCAGGGTGATTGAAATCGCCGGGATCGATATCCAGCCGTGTGGGGGCACCCATGTGATCAACACCGAAGAAATCGGCCGGGTGTTTTGCGAGAAGATCGAGAAGAAGAGCAAGCATAACCGCAGGGTGATCCTGCGATTTGAGTGA